In Malus sylvestris chromosome 15, drMalSylv7.2, whole genome shotgun sequence, a single genomic region encodes these proteins:
- the LOC126604592 gene encoding uncharacterized protein LOC126604592, whose product MQEPELHDLSDDADYAASLQHGSASMMRSDSGKHSSSSEHDGAEVVFLKDNVTIHPTQFASERISGRLRLIKHGSSLFMTWIPYNGQNSNARVSEKDRNLYTIRPVPLTEVRSIRRHTPALGWQYIIIVLATGLAFPPLYFYNGGVKEFLATIKQHFFLVRSAEDANVFLVNDFQNPLQRTLSSLELPRVLSVASGQSTSVSVGETFSDQNQERPSGDVNQEGNISISQYSERQRQGVHDPARDLSIQVLEKFSLVTKFARETTSQLFRDNHSNGYGAIERRSNNQPPIDYPQKASHHSNRVPEKSPVPPDSLEFDKVSMEWGNPRQPPLGSDEWETFMDSEGRIVNSEAFRKRIFYGGVEHKLRKEVWPFLLGYHAYDSTDAEREYLRAVKKSEFETVKKQWQSISPEQAKRFTKFRERKGLIEKDVVRTDRSLSYYDGDDNPNVNLLRDILLTYSFYNFDLGYCQGMSDLLSPILYVMEDESESFWCFVSLMERLGPNFNRDQSGMHSQLFAIMKLVELLDAPLHNHFTQKDCLNYFFCFRWVLIQFKREFEFDKTMRLWELLWTHYPAEHLHLYVSVAILKRHRSKIIGEQMDFDTLLKFINELSSHIDLDAVVRDAEALCIFAGENGAASIPPGTPPSLPVDDVLLYPQQELDDIL is encoded by the exons ATGCAAGAACCAGAGCTCCACGATCTCTCCGACGACGCCGATTACGCCGCGTCGCTGCAACAC GGATCGGCGAGCATGATGCGGAGCGACAGCGGGAAGCACAGCTCGTCGAGCGAGCACGACGGCGCCGAGGTGGTTTTCTTAAAAGACAATGTCACCATCCACCCTACTCAGTTCGCCTCCGAGAGGATTAGTGGAAGATTGAGGCTAATTAAGCACGGTTCTTCCTTAttcatg ACATGGATTCCGTACAACGGGCAAAACTCGAACGCTAGGGTGTCTGAGAAAG ATAGGAATCTTTATACCATAAGGCCAGTGCCATTAACGGAGGTCCGGTCGATTCGCCGCCACACTCCGGCGCTTGGATGGCAGTACATTATCATCGTTTTGGCTACAG GACTTGCATTTCCTCCTCTGTATTTCTATAACGGAGGAGTCAAAGAGTTCCTTGCTACAATAAAGCAGCATTTTTTTCTTGTGAG GTCAGCTGAAGATGCAAATGTATTTCTGGTGAATGATTTTCAAAATCCTCTCCAG AGAACTCTATCGTCTTTGGAGTTGCCTAGGGTGCTTTCTGTTGCAAGTGGGCAATCTACATCAGTCTCAGTTGGCGAGACCTTTTCAGATCAAAACCAGGAGAGACCAAGTGGGGATGTCAATCAAGAAGGAAATATAAGCATTTCTCAATACAGTGAGAGGCAAAGGCAAGGGGTTCATGATCCTGCACGAGATCTCTCAATTCAAGTGTTGGAAAAGTTCTCTCTTGTGACCAAATTTGCTCGAGAAACAACTTCTCAACTTTTCCGTGATAATCATAGTAACGGATATGGTGCTATAGAAAGGAGAAGTAATAACCAGCCTCCCATTGATTACCCTCAGAAGGCATCCCATCATTCAAATAGAGTCCCTGAGAAAAGTCCTGTCCCCCCAGATTCCCTGGAG TTTGATAAAGTATCAATGGAATGGGGAAATCCACGACAGCCACCTTTGGGCTCTGATGAG TGGGAAACCTTCATGGATTCTGAAGGAAGGATCGTCAACTCAGAAGCTTTCAGAAAGAGAATATTTTATGGGGGAGTTGAGCACAAACTACGGAAAGAG GTCTGGCCATTCTTGTTAGGATACCATGCATATGATTCAACAGATGCTGAGAGGGAATACCTTAGGGCCGTTAAAAAGTCAGAATTTGAAACTGTAAAGAAGCAATGGCAG AGTATCTCTCCGGAACAGGCCAAAAGGTTTACAAAATTCAGGGAGAGAAAAGGCCTCATTGAGAAAGATGTG GTAAGGACTGACAGATCTCTCTCCTACTATGACGGGGACGATAATCCAAATGTGAATCTGTTACGCGATATACTCTTAACGTACTCATTTTACAACTTTGATCTTGGTTACTGTCAG GGTATGAGTGATCTCCTGTCCCCAATTTTGTATGTAATGGAGGATGAGTCTGAATCGTTTTGGTGTTTTGTTTCACTGATGGAGCGCCTTGGGCCAAATTTCAACCGTGACCAAAGTGGCATGCACTCTCAACTTTTTGCAATAATGAAG TTGGTGGAGCTGTTAGACGCTCCGTTGCACAATCACTTTACTCAGAAGGACTGCTTGAATTACTTTTTTTGTTTCCGCTGGGTTCTAATACAATTTAAAAG GGAATTTGAATTCGACAAAACAATGCGCTTGTGGGAGTTATTATGGACACATTATCCGGCCGAGCATCTGCACCTGTATGTCTCTGTGGCGATATTGAAGCGACACCGTAGTAAGATAATTGGGGAGCAAATGGACTTCGACACTCTACTGAAGTTCATTAATGAACTGAGCAGTCATATAGATCTTGATGCAGTGGTCAGGGACGCGGAGGCTCTGTGCATATTTGCCGGCGAGAATGGTGCTGCTTCCATTCCGCCTGGAACTCCACCGTCATTGCCCGTTGATGATGTTTTATTGTACCCTCAACAAGAACTAGACGACATATTGTAA
- the LOC126604834 gene encoding transcription factor MYB82, which yields MVMAKNKRSSVVKAGNARPKKNWWKPEEDLILKQYVETHGEGNWATVSKLSGLKRGGKSCRLRWKNYLRPNIKRGDMSQDEKDLIIRMHKLLGNRWSLIAGRLPGRTDNEVKNYWNTHLNKNTSCCPAGGKRKGTSMTDYSNHDTNITKKKNKINTSKTSSTATATADNPMIISSTVRSPKDTNSDHHHQHHEEPNDGPIFATTSTTEESCFYYDVDIESPRELHYYMPSCSSNFNPAFAFDDEPFIGYMDPFLLFD from the exons ATGGTGATGGCCAAAAACAAAAGATCATCAGTTGTGAAAGCAGGAAATGCACGGCCGAAGAAGAACTGGTGGAAGCCAGAAGAGGACTTGATTCTCAAACAATATGTGGAAACCCATGGTGAAGGCAACTGGGCAACTGTTTCCAAGCTTTCAG gtCTGAAGAGGGGAGGAAAGAGCTGTAGGCTAAGATGGAAGAATTACCTGAGACCTAACATCAAACGCGGAGACATGTCCCAAGACGAGAAAGACCTCATCATCCGCATGCATAAGCTTCTTGGCAATCG ATGGTCACTGATTGCTGGTCGGCTTCCTGGCCGAACGGATAATGAAGTGAAGAACTACTGGAATACCCATTTGAACAAGAACACCAGCTGCTGCCCAGCTGGAGGCAAAAGAAAAGGTACCTCTATGACAGACTACTCAAACCATGACACCAATATCaccaagaagaaaaacaaaatcaatacGAGTAAGACTTCGAGCACTGCCACCGCTACTGCTGATAATCCGATGATCATCAGTAGTACTGTTcgaagtccaaaagacaccaattctgatcatcatcatcaacatcaCGAGGAGCCGAATGATGGACCCATATTTGCTACTACCAGTACTACAGAAGAGAGCTGCTTTTACTATGATGTGGACATAGAATCTCCAAGGGAGCTGCACTACTACATGCCTAGCTGCAGTTCAAACTTCAATCCGGCGTTTGCGTTTGATGATGAGCCTTTCATTGGCTACATGgacccttttcttttatttgattaa